The genomic DNA CTGATTTTAAACGGGAGGAAAATAATGCAATTGCTGAAATACAACTAAACATGTTTTCTTGTATCCCGGATTGTAAAAACTGCGACCTTGACATAGAGATATGGAAAATCACAGTTACGTTTATGTCTGAACTATTTATGGAACacatttttacattacattctgGGATTATTACTTGCGTCagcttttttgtaaaaaaaataaataagcttactaaattatattgatgacGTGTTGAGGAGTCAATGGATATGGGATGGAAACTTATATATAAGCTGGACGACAACAAATAAGTCTGAAGCCGCGTTcagtaatcaatatatgtataaactGTCACCATAAAATGACAGTCAATCTGACTGACAGCGTATAAATTCTCAAAAAAATTCTTTCAATGGCAATGCAGGTCAATAGAGGTACCGGTGATACTGAATTGTGTCGCCAATAAATGTACGTTCGATGCTGCAGGTACCGGTGAAATCGTACTGACCGTATTTACATTTGTTGGGCTATGACATGTCATACGTAAGGAATGTAATTCAAACGGGGGAAACACATCCTGACTTCTGCGTTCTGAGCACTTTCACAAACGTACATTGCCCAATTTCCCTATTTGCATTTCGAGACGAACAGTGTATTAGTGTAGTATGAACCCCCGTGTATGTTATGCAAGGATGTTTTTGAAATACTTGTAAATTCacagaaaagaaaacaatttataCTGTGCACTTTGATTGGCTGTTTCTCATTACAACAGGTGCAATACCTCGCGTCAAttgtttcccgccaaaatgtcAATTCAAAGCTGGTGGTTTGGGGATGCCTTTATTGTGATTGGTTCTCATTGACAATTGGAATTTAACACCTGGAGTTGTGTATATATAGAGAGTTATCCCGTTGTGAAAGCCGTCTTTGACCGCAGCTCACGCTACAAAAAAGATGGATGCCCGATGCCTTTGCCTGCTGACACTGTATTACTTAGTTCTATGCTACATACGTGACCTGGTGGGAGAAAGAAGAACGGATGGAAGATTTTCTGGAAGTATGCTTGGTTTGGTCGAAGTGGTTTGTTGCAGTTTGAGAGGTTTGGTTGGAAGAAAGTTAGAAGAGAAGATGGTTATGTATTTCTGGATGTATCTGCTGTGTATACTGTATGTCATTGTCTGCCGCTGTATACGTCTCCTGCACGAATGGAAGTTGAATATATGGACTGTGATGGATGACTTGAGAAGATGGACTTGGAGAATGCCTGAAGTGATGTCTACCTGTTGTTATGTTTGGATAAGTGATctgttatttttgtcttttgcaTGTGGGTACTTTATAAGCGTTTGGTTTGGAGAACAATGGAAGACAGTTTGGCCAGTTCCATTGTTAATAAGTCGACAAAAATATAGCATTGGGTGGGCAGATGaaaaattaggattaaaatgtttCGCAATTGAGGGGAGGGTGTTTCATTCAGAAAAGTAtcatgttatcaaaatcaaaacacaaattcctgaagaaaatacaaacaaaaacaaacaaaaaaaaatcgtaCAAAATACACgctcaaaataaaactattaaaaaaacaaaatacacaaaaaaacatacaaaaaaagcattattttaccatgggagtagttttaatttcatgtaatttctgaagaaaatacaaacaaaaacaaacaaaaaaaaatcgtaCAAAATACACgctcaaaataaaactattaaaaaaacaaaatacacaaaaaaacatacaaaaaaagcattattttaccatgggagtagttttaatttcatgtaatactttttttttttgaaatataggattagttatttttatcatgggagtagtttttattCCATgggaagattttttttttttttttaattttagattttttttttgttttaccaTAGGAgtaggttttttttatcatgggagtagtattttttttttaaccatgGGGGAGTATATATAGGACTAGTTATTTTATCATCCGAGTAGTTTTTTATTCCATGggaagatttttttttgttttatttcattgaaataattatttttacaatgGGACCTTAAATACAActggtgtaaaccaaaatgctcctgtaggttgcaattggttttgctaaatcaaaactgaatttagcaaattattacatattaatatggTAATTATCCAAACTAAAATTTGTGCACATCACAACGAGTATTCTTATCAGaaaagtttgattcaatatttatcaattgaaattttgaacacaaaTATTATGGTTATATTTCTATGTCAAGCAGAGattacaatgtttagaaaagggaaTAGAATTTGTCCAGCAAAAGCATTTTTAGTCCCCCAAAGTGtgtgactattacaatgggcttcCATCTGtccgtaatatgtcatttctcagacttgtaatatccgatttctttcaaaacaaacacaaaggtgacatgtcatatggaaAATATGCATATCGTTCTTTTTTtcaacatatgcaaatgtaattggcggccatatttgtaatcaaaAATCTATATTTACTGCACAATTAATTCAACTAACTAGCTTTCTTTTGAAACCTGACCTTGAgcaattacaaatattaccatTCATGAATACATAGCTGGGGCAACTCCCATGAACCATATGGGGAGGGTCTGTTGGAGAGTCTGTATGTCATAAGgtatgatatagggtatatacttttctgggcCAGAAGATTTTGGAAAACCTTACCCATCTAGActagattttattttaattgtagctcaaaatgattatataattttcaaaataattcttacaattgctaaaagtaagatttcatttctcaaaaaaataattcttttgatcagtttttaggtattacatcatatgaactaACATCGgcatgtattatagacctgtatagtatgtattttgtgtgatacagttggtataaggAAGGGTCAGACCATTTTTAGGGTGTGTattatgacaacagtttgggttTTGGGGGCTTCAACATagcctccctatgtcatttcacaaagagttgcccacctcATCCTGGGATACATGGTCATGTGAACAACATTAtttaatgaaagtggtttattttgctaatactagttcaaagaagcacacttaacataaattttctttgccggccCTTCTATcaaattctatcttaataataataataataataataataataataataataataactttagggtaataataataacatataataaataatcactaataagtaataagtaataagtactagtatataataaatactaatatataataaatactaacatataataaataataatacataataaataagcacataattaggcaccaatgactattaatttctaattctcctttcataattaattgcacttgaatttgaaatagtattggtattatggattactctcattatacatgttcatatgacatcattaaatgaAGTTATTTAGACATTAAATTAAAAACCAAGaggacaactctgtgtgaaGTGATACTAGGAGGCTTTGCTGAGATCACCAagcccttactgttgtcatactacatacccaaaaatggagacactttctaataccaactttatagcacaaaatagatactgtACAGATCTATGATACATACAGACGTCCGTTTGTatgatgaaatagctaaaaactgatcaaattaattgtcttttggaaaatgaaatctcacttttaagaattgtaacaactttttgaaaattaaagaaTTATTCTAAGCTGCAATTGAAGCAAAATATATCGGTCCAGTTGAGCATGGTTTTCCCAAATTTTCCAGCCCAGAAAAGAATACACTGCTTTCTAGCAGGCGTTCCCCATGTGGTCACCTATGGAAGTTGCGcagcagcccccccccccccccatagttctgcaaaaataattttaaattctcTGAAATAggccaaaaatacacattatgatagcacatacaaattctacccTCTTTGTACAACTTTAATCAAAGCTATGTCATATTAATCAATTTGATAGTGTAAAAATGCTTTCGCTTGACTTATTCTTGATTGatttttcagggagaaacaGTAAGACAATAAGAAATCATTTAATTATACAGTTTATGCAAATCTATACTTGCAGTTCTTTCTTTAGAGTAATTTCCCAAACCTGTGCAAGTGCACCCCTTTCATAAAAAATTATTGTCTCCAAATTAGAACCTTGAAAATTTGATGTCAGccatatgggagcactttggtaaatgtaatttatattgaatgtatttcttcattatttatcaataaaacataacattaacaaaactgtattaataaaatttgcatgcaagtttattttcaggaagccaggctcgacaaagatggacaaatgataagataagaagacccaagactgattgatgtatttgattactACGATACTGAGGTGTATTTTACAGTTATGTTATCTTTTGAAgtgtaatttatatatcaaattgtattttcaagttattttattagtagaactGGAGGTTGGAggagtttagaagaacagaaaaacagtttcagacatcagcaccaagtaagtttaggagttttttttagtatgtatgcctgcatgaatgattgctcttttaactccccccatccccacccaccccttccaacatacatacattaaaaacattacttTCTGCATCTCTGGCACCAATCCATCATATTCGCGTCATCATCTACCTCGCATCTCGGTCCGTTGTCGTCGCTGCGCGTgatcacatattacatattgacatatacatacagcaCCCCATTGATTTTCTGTTATCCCATTTCAGTATGTCTGGTTTGTTACTGTGGTttttggttttctctgactagATGGGTCTCTATGGTTGATtagtttgttggttggttggctggcaatggttggttggttggttggttggttggttggttggcaatggttcgttAGTTgtttggttggcaatggtttgttggttgttggttggcaatggtttgtTGGTTAGTCCTTTTGTtggttatatttttcatttgttgttcaTGGTCTTTCTCtcataacaaacacacatacacctcACAAACTTCCGCAGTTTTGCCGCCATCTCATTTTCCGCCGTGTCTCCGCCTTTAATTGggtgtaaatgtgtcatttatTGTAATTGCCGTCTGTCTAGGGATGACCTCAGTGTTGACCTCTTTGGCATGACATCATCGTTTAGTATGTTAATGTAAGAGTAAGCCCTGTACTGCGCATGTGCATGAATTTACTTTTCATTGTAAACTTTCAAATCGGTCGTGTGTGGAGCTGCTCAGTATTTTGGGGCAATAATTTCTCTCATATGTCCCTCCGACTTTGTACCACTTGTCGCAAACCTATCCAGGGCCACCAGGGACTAAGTGGGAAGCTTTGTTCTGTCAACATGTCAGGGAATTCAAGCGATAATATGGAAGGGGCGGACGTCAATTTAGCAGGTCCGAGTACAAGTACCAGCGACCAGGCCAACGGAGGCAAGCATAAGTCAACAGCCAAGTCATCTAAGGACAGGCTAACCAGCCGAGACAATGGAGACGACGGTGCAGGTATACAGAGACAGGTTGACAGGTTGGCGgaccaaatgaaaatattaaccGAGCATGTAATGGGGAACACCACATCACCCAAGGAGGAGGTAGACCGACCTCACAACTCCGGTACTCGCTACGATCGCCCTTCGATGAAAGATCTACGTAAAGAAAAAGTTTTACAACGTTCAGTAGCGAAATTGCTCACGCTAGAAAAAGACTCATCATCTTCTACCGTAGATTCAACGGCATCATCGACACAAGATTTCAGCGACTCCGAGTCAAGCGATGTACAATCGAATACAAATTCGCGCACATTCAAGACAAGCAGGAAATGTAGCAATACTAAAAGGAGCGGGAAACCAACGACGCGACGCCAATCGGCAAGTGCGGCCTCATGTAAAAACAAAGGTAAGACTATGAAAAGTGGAGCTCAAAGGAGGTCATCTGACAgggtaaagaaatatgtaccTTGGCCACACGAGTTTGTTCAGGACCCCAACCCGGGTCAGTTAGACGAAATTAGATATGAGGATCTGTCATTAACTCAGTTCGTTATAGGCGAGCTAGAAATCATTCAATCCGCGACTTTGACCAGAAATGAAGCTAAGCACAGACTCGCACATCTGCAAGATCTCATGACAGATGCATTATTATACCCGTGGGATCGTGTACGTAAATTCCACAGTATCATTTTGCATGCCCTCGAATTACGTCAACTACATTGGGGTGATAGTTTCGACAACATACATGCAAAATTTGTTCGGAACCCACCaactaatagtaatagtaatactaataataatacagTTACGCACGTATCCACAACATCCGGGTATCAGAAGAAAACACGCGTACTACGATACTGTGCAGCATATCAGTCGAACACGTGTGCTTTCAGCAAAGATCACACAGTGGACGGACAGTTGGAAAAACACGTCTGTTCAGCCTGTTTACGCTTCAGACGTCTGGAAAAACGTCACACTTCATTAGATTGTCCTTACAACGACAAATCGTTCAGAGAACAACaacacaaagacaaaacaatCAAGGAATGACAATCGGAGAACAATAACATTGAGAGTAGTAGTATGAACATTAACGAGTCTGTTAATTTTTTTGACAGTTTAAAATGTGTTAGTGACTCTGGTTTTACTTTTTGTGATAAGATTCGTACAAGGGATGAGTTAGATTTTAATTTCCAATCAACTCACTTGCCACTTGGTAGGGTGAGTAGTGTTTctgatttttattttgatttccaGTCCACTCCTTCACAAATTTTGAGTGGGGAGACAAATTCGCATACTAGTTGTGATGCTGGTTGTAAGGAAGGCAACCAGTCATCAGGGGAAGTAGTATCTTCCGTACCTCCAAATGCAGCAAAGTTTATAAATAGTGTTTCACCGTCATGTTTCAACAGTAATTCTGCAACTTTCGATGGAGACTTTTACTTTGAAGACAGTCTTTCAGTAAGACCCTGCATTACTACTAATGACAGTAACACTAGTTTGCCGGTGTGTGGCAAGCACAATGATTTTTACAGTGACATTTTTAATGGCATATTCCATGTTCCTAGTTTAATACCTCAAGTGTTTACACCCTTTTGTGGTGAGAGTTCATATTTTCTTAACAACACCGGTTGCAATGTCAGTCACTTAAGTACAGTTAAGGGTCATAGTATGATTCATAATAGGCAGTCAGCCGGTCCAGCTAGCAATCAGGCGCGCACATCACTTAGCGAGTCTACATGCGGGCAAAGTGTCTCGCGTCGTAACCAGCCCCCCATTTCACCAGGTACACCAAACCCAAGCTTTTTGTATCCCAAGTACAAGAACCGTAGTATGGAAAACCTAACTTTACATGTTCAGTTTCCAGAGTTACCCAGCTGGATAGCACCACCATCTGTTACTTGGCCACCTGCACAAAATATTTCCATAGCATGGCTACGTGATGTGCATTATCAAGTGTTACAGTTGGGAAAACCCAATTTCTTAGGTGCTCGTTTACCAGTACACAGTGGATTAAATATTCCGGAATGGCGTTCTTGTCTCCGGGGTTATCCAGATTATGGGGTGATAGAATTTTTAGAGTTCGGTTGGCCAGTCAATTACACTTCCCCTTACTTACCAAAGACTACTAACCGCAATCATGCATCTTCTTTGAATTTTGCAGAGCacattgacaaatttatttGCAAGGAGGTTACTTTAGGTGCCACAGCAGGCCCCTTCTCAGATAACCCACTCAAATTGCCCATTGCTACCTCACCCCTCTCTTCAGTACCCAAGAAAGGGAAAGATGAACGCAGGATGGTAATGGATTTGAGCTTTCCACATGGTACTTCAGTAAACGATGGTATTCCCCATGACACATTTTTAGGCCAACCTTCCCACCTAACTTATCCTAATATTGATGCACTTTCAGATATCATTCGTGACCTGGGCCCAGGTTGTCTATTGTTCAAGCTGGATTTGCGAAGAGCATACCGCCAATTACCCGTTGACCCGCGCGATTTTCACTTGCTGGGATTCACCTGGAGGGGGTCACTTTTCATTGACACTAAGCTGCCCTTTGGGCTGAGGTCAGCAGCAATGGCCTGTCAAAGGACAACTAATGCTATCATTTATATCTTTCAGCAGTTGGGATTCAAGGCCATTAATTTCTTAGATGATTTTTGTGGAGCAGACTTGCCACACCGTGCACATTCAGCTTTCCTTGCTTTCCGTAGACTTTTAGTACAGCTAGGAGTGGAAGAGGCAGTGGACAAAGCAGTAGCCCCTACAACTTCTCTGTCTTTCATTGGCATTTCAGTGGACACCGTTACAATGACCTTGCGAGTAACTGAAGACCGACTTACCGAGATCAAACAATTGTTGGTCATTTGGTTAGATCGGAAGAAGTGCACAAGAAGAGAACTGCAAGTTTTAATAGGCAAACTGTCATTTGTTGCAGGTTGTGTCCGGCCAGGAAGGCTCTTTATGAGCCGCATGTTAGCAACTTTAAGGTCAGTTCATTCTTCTAGGCACCACATTTTCCTCAATGGACAATTTCGGAAGGACTTGCAGTGGTGGTACTTGTTTATATGTCGTTACAACGGTGTGTCTATCATACCTGATAAGGCTTGGTCAACAGCAGATAGTATAGTGGCTACTGACGCATGCCTCTCTGGTTGTGGTGGCATTACTCATAACCAGTTCTTTCACTGTGCTTTCCCAGATTTTATAGCAGCACAGCACTTGGGTATTCACTGCTTGGAAGCACTTACCATTGTCGCCGCGGCGCGTTTGTGGGGCAACAACTGGGCAGGGCGCCGTATACTTGTATTTTGCGATAACATGGACGTGGTACTGGTCCTGAATTCTGGCAAAGCACGCGATTCCTTTTTGCTCACTGCAGCCCGCGAACTTTGGTTTTTAGCGGCACTTAACGAGTTTGAACTCAAAGCAGTTCATCTGCGTGGTTCGGACAATAGATTAGCAGATTGCCTTTCTCGCTGGCATTTAAGTAATTCATATGCTAGGTCATTTTTAAATAGCACTAGGCACCTAGGGCTAGCAGAAGTGAATATTCCCACTGATCACTTTCGCTTTTGCAATCCGTTTTAATCTCATTGCAGACAGGAAACATCAATTACAGCTGTTGCAAGAGGACTTGCGGCTTACTAGGTTAGCAGCTTTCAGACCGGGGACTCGTCGCAACCTGGTTACCCAGTTTCATGCATTTGGACTATTCTGTtcacattttgatttcaaaccACTTCCAGCATCATCTGAGACACTCTCATTATATGCACAATTTCTCTCTCGTTCATTCCGTAACCCAGCATCTATTGGTAACTATTTGGCTGGTGTCAAGACTTTGCACATTTTACTGGGCCATCCAGTTGATTCATTCTTGGCTTTAGATCTGAAATTAACATTGGCAGGGCTGAAGAAATCCAGCACGCACACGCCATTGCAAAAATTACCTATTACTCCTGCCATGTTAGCCAATATCCTTAAGTTGATTGATCGTTCTGACACTTTTTACTCAGCTGTCTGGTGTGCAATAATAACAGGCTTTTTTACTTTTCTTCGCAAGTCTAATCTTGTACCACTTTCACAGAAAGGTTTTGACCCTTCTCGGCATCTTTGCCGAAAAGACATTGATGTTCAAAGGGACTTTGTTATGATCGCTATTCGTTGGTCCAAGACACTTCAATGTCACGAACGCATTTTATTGCTGCCCTTAGCACGCATTTCAGGCAGCGCACTTTGCCCAGTGTCGGCGT from Glandiceps talaboti chromosome 22, keGlaTala1.1, whole genome shotgun sequence includes the following:
- the LOC144452084 gene encoding uncharacterized protein LOC144452084; this translates as MIHNRQSAGPASNQARTSLSESTCGQSVSRRNQPPISPGTPNPSFLYPKYKNRSMENLTLHVQFPELPSWIAPPSVTWPPAQNISIAWLRDVHYQVLQLGKPNFLGARLPVHSGLNIPEWRSCLRGYPDYGVIEFLEFGWPVNYTSPYLPKTTNRNHASSLNFAEHIDKFICKEVTLGATAGPFSDNPLKLPIATSPLSSVPKKGKDERRMVMDLSFPHGTSVNDGIPHDTFLGQPSHLTYPNIDALSDIIRDLGPGCLLFKLDLRRAYRQLPVDPRDFHLLGFTWRGSLFIDTKLPFGLRSAAMACQRTTNAIIYIFQQLGFKAINFLDDFCGADLPHRAHSAFLAFRRLLVQLGVEEAVDKAVAPTTSLSFIGISVDTVTMTLRVTEDRLTEIKQLLVIWLDRKKCTRRELQVLIGKLSFVAGCVRPGRLFMSRMLATLRSVHSSRHHIFLNGQFRKDLQWWYLFICRYNGVSIIPDKAWSTADSIVATDACLSGCGGITHNQFFHCAFPDFIAAQHLGIHCLEALTIVAAARLWGNNWAGRRILVFCDNMDVVLVLNSGKARDSFLLTAARELWFLAALNEFELKAVHLRGSDNRLADCLSRWHLNRKHQLQLLQEDLRLTRLAAFRPGTRRNLVTQFHAFGLFCSHFDFKPLPASSETLSLYAQFLSRSFRNPASIGNYLAGVKTLHILLGHPVDSFLALDLKLTLAGLKKSSTHTPLQKLPITPAMLANILKLIDRSDTFYSAVWCAIITGFFTFLRKSNLVPLSQKGFDPSRHLCRKDIDVQRDFVMIAIRWSKTLQCHERILLLPLARISGSALCPVSAFKCLFSKVQAAGEAPAFTFLKKGKLVPLTQGMLSRAFSKLIQMLGEDPRLYSLHSLRRGGATLAFEAGVPTDLIKLHGDWRSEAYTSYIRVPLQARLSVSKCMAGLACTQLAQ